CGAGGGATTTGAGGATCTCGTCGGCGGTCTTGGTCCAGGTGAAGGGCCGGGGGTTCTCGTTCCATGAGTCGATCCAGGCCCTGATGTCCTCCTCCAGCGCCTTCACCGAGGTGTGGACGCCTCGGCGGATGAGCTTGTCGGTGAGCAGGCCGAACCACCGCTCGACCTGGTTGATCCAGGAAGAGCCGGTCGGAGTGCAGTGGACATGGAAGCGGGGGTGCTTGCCGAGCCAGGTCTTGATCTCGGGGGTGTTGTGGGTGGCGTAGTTGTCACACACCAGGTGCACATCGAGCCCGGCAGGAACCGCCTTGTCTATCGTGACCAGAAACTTCTTGAACTCGACGGCCCGGTGGCGGCGGTGCAGTTCACCGATGACAGTGCCGTCGGCGATGTTGAAGGCGGCGAACAGGCTGGTGATGCCGTGTCGCAGGTAGTCGTGGGTGCGCCGTTCGGGCATGCCCGGCATCATCGGCAGCACCGGCTGCGAGCGGTCCAGCGCCTGAATCTGGCTCTTCTCGTCCACGCACAACACCACGGCTTTCTCCGGCGGGTTGTGGTATAGGCCGACGACGTCGACGACCTTCGCGACGAACTGCGGGTCGGTGGAGAGCTTGAAGGCGTCCTGCAGGTGCGGCTTGAGGTCGAACTTCTTCCAGATCCGCCCGATGGTGGACTTCGACAGCCCGGTGCGGGCGGCCATGGAGGCCCGCGACCAGTGGGTGTCCTGGCCCGGGGCGGATTCCAGCGTCGCGACGACCACGTCCTCGACCTGGTCGAGCAGGATGGACGGCGGCCGGCCGGGCCGCGGCTCGTCGACCAGACCGTCCAGCCGCCGCTTGACGAACCGGGCCCGCCAGCGGTTCACCGACTGCTCGCTCACCCCGAGCTCGGCCGCCACCTGCTTGTTCGTCCCGCCCTCCGCGCACCGCAGCACGATCCTCGCGCGCAGAGCCAAAAACTGCGCGGTCTTCGCGCGCCTCGCCCAACGCGTCAGCTGAGCCCGTTCGTCATCACTGAGCACCAGCTCCGACTTGCGTCGGCCCGGCCGCGGCTCATCCGCAAGCCCGGCCATCCGCCGGGCAGCAAACCGCGAGCGCCACTTCCTCACCGTGTCCGCGGTTACCTTGAACTCCGCCGCCACACGCGTATTCGGCTTCCCATCCGCACACGCCAAGACGATGCGTGCCCGCTCGGCGAGACGGGGCGCCACTGCCCCGCCCGCCCAGCGCAACAACTCGGCGCGCTCCTCATCGGACAGCACAACTTCGACGGCACGAGGACCCCGAGACATGAAAACAGGCTACAGACTTAAGCCTGCGATTTCAGGCGCATCACACTAGGACCACGACAAGTACCGCCGGCTGGTTTGGGACCTCGGCGTGAAGCCACTGATCGCCCGGCGCGGCACCGAGCACGGTTCCGGACTCGGCACTCAACGCTGGGTCGTGGAGCGTGCGTTCGCCCACCTGCACTGGTTCCGTCGCCTGCGGATCCGCTGGGAGATCCGCGACGACATCCACGAAGCCTTCCTCACCCTCGCATGCGCGCTCATCTGCTGGAGGCGCTTGAAGCCCTTGCAATAGGAGCGCTTGGAACTTCAACAAAGTGACAGGCTCGTCACCCGGCCGACCCGAGCAAGGCCAAGAATCAGGCTCCGGCGATGGTCCGGCCCGGCATCCGCTCCGCGAGCGCGGCCCGCCAGGCCGGCGCGTCGAAGGGGTCGGCGAAGTA
Above is a genomic segment from Streptomyces fodineus containing:
- a CDS encoding IS630 family transposase: MSRGPRAVEVVLSDEERAELLRWAGGAVAPRLAERARIVLACADGKPNTRVAAEFKVTADTVRKWRSRFAARRMAGLADEPRPGRRKSELVLSDDERAQLTRWARRAKTAQFLALRARIVLRCAEGGTNKQVAAELGVSEQSVNRWRARFVKRRLDGLVDEPRPGRPPSILLDQVEDVVVATLESAPGQDTHWSRASMAARTGLSKSTIGRIWKKFDLKPHLQDAFKLSTDPQFVAKVVDVVGLYHNPPEKAVVLCVDEKSQIQALDRSQPVLPMMPGMPERRTHDYLRHGITSLFAAFNIADGTVIGELHRRHRAVEFKKFLVTIDKAVPAGLDVHLVCDNYATHNTPEIKTWLGKHPRFHVHCTPTGSSWINQVERWFGLLTDKLIRRGVHTSVKALEEDIRAWIDSWNENPRPFTWTKTADEILKSLADYLTKLTPPATENQRET